From the genome of Agromyces intestinalis:
CTGCTGTGTGGACCGTTACGCTGGCGCGGATGACTGAATCCGACCCGATCGGGCTCGGCAACCAGCCGGATGATGAATGGCCCGATTGGTTCCCGCCCGGCTGCCCGCCCCCTGCTGCGGTCCCTGCCGTAGGAGAGTTCTTCAGACTCGTCGAAGGTGACGATGTCGTGGAGGAGGACTTCATTTCCCACTACGAGCGGTCTCTCTCGGGAGGTCGCCGCTTCTGGAAGGATGACGTACAGGCATCGTCGTGCAGCCTCTTCCAGGATCGGGTCGATGCCGACGAAACGCGTCGGGCGATCGGTTCGCTTCGGGATAAGAGAGTGGCTCGGGGAAGCATCTCCGGCTCGGGGCAGATGCAACACACACCAAGCAGCCGCGCTCAGTCGCATCACAGCTGGTGGAGGCCCACCGGTGACCATGCGTGGGAAAGCTTTTCGGTGACCCCATGAGCTGGATAAGTGGCACGCCGATGGGCGAAGTCGATGTAATCGAAGTCCTCGTTGAGTACGACGGACCTCGGGTCGTCATCGCGCAGTCGACCACGGATCAGTATTACCTTGCAGGTTGGGCCAAAGAGGCATCGGACGCGGACACATGGTTGTTCGTTCCTATCTCACGCGCACGAATCCCTATGGTCCGTTCAGGTGGCGTGGACCTGCGGTCGGCATTCACTCATCCAGAAGGCGTCGTCTACATCCTGCACATCCCTTTGGATGAAGTTGAGCCCATTGCCTTCGAGATTGCGAACGGCACCCACCTACCGGAGGAATGGCTTCCAGACAAGGACTATCGTCTAGACCTTCCCACTCCGACGCTGCCGCCTGCCGCCGACGGGCCAGAGATTGAGCGCCTCGCGCGTCAGGAGGGACGGGCTCGCTTCCGACTGCGAGTGCATATGGCCGACAAGCTCAGGAGCGAAGCTCCAACTCGTCGAATCGGCGAGTTGCTAGTCGCTGCTCAGAATGTCTTCGACAACATTGGGTACTCGCAGATTCAGGCCGCGCCCTCTCAGTCTGGTCGGATCCCGAAGGAAATCGTTGGTCTCATGGCGACCGACCTGGTGGGAGTCTCGGCTGCGAGCTTCGTGGTTGAGCTTGGTTCGGCCGATGGCGTCGACCTCTTCGGCGATTCGCCCTTCACCCGCGCGGCCAGCACTCTTGTCGACCTCCTTGCGGTCGATCTGCCAGGTGAAGAACTGATCAGCATGCTTGCGGACCTACGTCCACGAGGAGCCAAGAGCTTCCGCAACTTTGTGAATGAACTTGCTGCTACGGGCGCCGACGTGACCGTGGCTGTCGCAGGTGTGGCCGATGGGTATCGAGCCGCAGACCTCTCCGCTGAACAGGTTGACAACCTGCGTGCACTGTTGAATCAAATCCTGCCGGACGACGCGCTCGAGATCCGCGGACGTATGCGCCTCTACCGCTTTGACATGGCACGAAAGCTATTCGGCCTCAAGGATCTCTTCGACGGCGCAGACTACGAGGGCGCGATCGCGAGCAGAGCGCTGCCTCAGATGGATCACGCGACATCCAACGCTGTCTATGACGTCGTGATCACGGCCACAGTGCAATTCGATCAAGCCGTCGGTGACCGCAAACCTCGGTACGTACTGGAGCAGCTTGTGGAGAGCGAATCTGAGGTGCCGCTCCAAGCGACCGTCGAGGTCATCGATAGCGCTGGGACTAGCCTTCCAGATATCGGTTGACGCCGTGCTATCCCGGTAGGCTCGATTCACGGCAACGAGGGGACGCGGGGTAAACGCGGGGATGACGCAAGCGACAGTGACCGAACTGCCCAGTAAATCACTGGGGAGTCGGGGGATGACGGCACAGTTTCTCCGACTGAAGCTGCAGCTGCTCGCGAACATCTTCCGGCGGAGCCCGTGGCAGGTCGTGGGCATCGTGCTGGGGCTGGTATACGGTCTCGGGCTCGCGGTGCTGCTGTTCGGCACGCTCGTCGGGCTGCGGTTCGCCGACGACGTGCAGCTCATCCGCGACGGCATCGTCGTGGCCGGGGCCGTCACCGTCGTCGGATTCGCCCTCGTTCCGCTCGTGTTCGGCGTCGACGACACCCTCGACCCACGCCGCTTCGCGCTGTTCGGCATCGGCGATCGGCCGCTCGCGTTCGCTCTCGCGGTGACGGCCGTCGTCGGCATCCCCGCGCTGGTGCTGGCGATCGTGCTGGTCGGCACCGTCGCGACCTGGAGTCGCGGCTTCGGCGAGACGATCCTCGCGATCCTCTCGGCGGTGCTCGCGTTCGGCACCTGCCTGATGCTGGCCCGGGTGTCGACCTCGCTCGCGTCGCTGCTGCTCGCGACCCGACGTGCCCGCGAGATCTCGGGCGTCGTCGGCCTGGTGCTCATCGTCATGCTCTCGCCGGTGATCGTTGTGCTCGCGTCGATCGACTGGGCCCGCCAGGGAGTGCGGGTGCTCGAGCAGATCGCGGGAGTGCTGTCGTGGACCCCGCTCGGCGCGGCGTTCGCGGTGCCCGGCGACGCCGCATCGGGTGCATGGCTGCCCGCCCTCGTCAAGCTGCTGATCGCCGCCGCGACGCTCTGGCTCATCTGGCTCGCATGGGCGCGCCTCGTCGCCCTCATGCTCGTGACGCCCGGTCGCGAGGCGACGAGCCGGGCGTATCGCGGGCTCGGATGGTTCGACCGCACGCCCGGCACGGCGTGGGGGGCGATCATGGCGCGCAGCCTCACCTATTGGTTCCGCGACGCGAGGTACTGGGTGTCGCTCATCATGGTGCCGCTCGTGCCGGTGTTCGTCATCGTGCCGCTCGCGATCGCCGGGGTGCCCGGCGAGTACCTGCCGCTCATCCCGGTTCCGCTCATCTGCCTGTTCCTCGGTTGGACACTGCACAACGACACCGCATACGACTCGACGGCGGTCTGGCTGCACGTCGCATCGGGGGTTCGCGGGGCATCCGACCGGCTCGGTCGCATCGTGCCCGTGCTGATCGGCGGCATCGTCGTCATCGGCCTGGGCAGCGCCGTCACGGCGTTCGTGCTCGACGATTGGCGCGTGCTGCCGAGCGTCATCGGCGTGAGCTCGGCGCTGCTGCTGTCTGGGCTCGGTGTCGGGGCGTTCAGCTCCGCGCAGTTCCCCTACCCGGCGGTCAAGCCGGGCGACAGCCCGTTCCAGCAGCCGCAGTCGACGGGCGCGATCACCGCGCTCGTGCAGTCGATCACCATGATCGGCGCCGGCCTGTTCGCGGTGCCGGCACTGTGGTTCGGATACCTCGGGCTGTTCGTCGACCCGTCCTGGCACGTCGTGTCGCTGGTCTCCGGCACCGGTCTCGGGCTGCTGGTGCTGATCGGCGGCATCCTGCTCGGCGGATTCGTGTTCCAGCGCCGCGGACCCGAGATCCTCGCTGCCGCCGTTCGCGCGTAGCCGCGTAGAATCGGGGGATGGTCCAGACCCCGCGCGCGAGCATCGCCGACCCCGATCAGCCCGGCGGCGGCACGAGCGTGCTCGATCGCGAACTCGAGAAGCTCC
Proteins encoded in this window:
- a CDS encoding DUF6575 domain-containing protein: MSWISGTPMGEVDVIEVLVEYDGPRVVIAQSTTDQYYLAGWAKEASDADTWLFVPISRARIPMVRSGGVDLRSAFTHPEGVVYILHIPLDEVEPIAFEIANGTHLPEEWLPDKDYRLDLPTPTLPPAADGPEIERLARQEGRARFRLRVHMADKLRSEAPTRRIGELLVAAQNVFDNIGYSQIQAAPSQSGRIPKEIVGLMATDLVGVSAASFVVELGSADGVDLFGDSPFTRAASTLVDLLAVDLPGEELISMLADLRPRGAKSFRNFVNELAATGADVTVAVAGVADGYRAADLSAEQVDNLRALLNQILPDDALEIRGRMRLYRFDMARKLFGLKDLFDGADYEGAIASRALPQMDHATSNAVYDVVITATVQFDQAVGDRKPRYVLEQLVESESEVPLQATVEVIDSAGTSLPDIG